A single Arachnia propionica DNA region contains:
- a CDS encoding PEP/pyruvate-binding domain-containing protein: MIIGLDRVRATDIPLVGGKGANLGELIAAGLPVPGGFCVTAEAYRTAMTPLREEIAGLLETGNHDRLRELVAAAPLPDGLADRIRTAAGNLDGPVAVRSSATAEDLPDASFAGQQETYLGVAGGDAVVEAVRRCWASLWSDRAIAYRDEQGFTHDDVALAVVVQRMIPADAAGVAFTLDPVTGRRRVVIESAWGLGEAVVSGAVTPDSFAVERGRIAERHIGDKRIRIDMTATGETATTELPGEQRGRASLTDHDVIAVARLAEQVEHHYGRPMDVEWALAGGKPWLLQARPITTAAPVGPDRRVGRTSRFIRNDIIEHFPSPYPLDLMVTRILVRCLDATTGFAGLRMRPIDGLVEMDADGAVTIGHPRISWWRLPTGIVRIARTPWRDPRGWDTDTGARVRRFTARLRDLPVATLPGADIAEALTEASGQVEAMVTSRFVEYLGFHVLRGVRLRVLLRLARVKTRPEDLLGDLDYATVVVDRELGRLVAAIPEPVRRLLAQDPIDVDAVTQQDPEWWGRAEDFLARHGARTTRMYQPFSSRSWRDDLPAFLGTVAMMAHTERREPVAARPHTDLMAEATGRLPRFLRRRFLRLVDDYRAGHVTREAGVVDFEELGEQMRRLALEAGHRMVAAGLLAEPGEVVLLGFDELLGWLRGEPVDVAGIVERRRRARHRALAAWQPERDPVKPGSGMTGVAASPGITSGPVRVISGPAEFKRLRPGDVLVCQATDPAWTPLFASASAVVAETGGLLSHAAIVAREYGIPAVLGVLEVTTRLHDGQVVTVDGSAGRVRTEETPRSVAR, translated from the coding sequence ATGATCATCGGACTTGACCGGGTGCGCGCCACCGACATCCCCCTGGTGGGTGGCAAGGGGGCCAACCTCGGGGAACTGATCGCGGCGGGCCTTCCCGTCCCCGGCGGGTTCTGCGTCACCGCCGAGGCCTACCGGACCGCGATGACCCCACTTCGGGAGGAGATCGCCGGATTGCTGGAGACCGGGAACCACGACCGGCTGCGGGAACTCGTCGCGGCCGCCCCGCTGCCCGACGGACTGGCCGACCGGATCCGTACCGCCGCGGGAAACCTCGACGGGCCGGTCGCGGTGCGTTCCTCGGCCACCGCCGAGGACCTCCCGGACGCGTCCTTCGCGGGTCAGCAGGAAACCTATCTGGGGGTGGCCGGCGGGGACGCCGTTGTCGAGGCGGTGCGCCGCTGCTGGGCGTCGCTGTGGAGCGACCGGGCCATCGCCTACCGCGACGAGCAGGGATTCACCCATGACGACGTCGCCCTGGCGGTCGTGGTGCAGCGCATGATCCCGGCCGACGCCGCAGGTGTTGCGTTCACCCTCGATCCGGTCACCGGGCGAAGAAGGGTGGTGATCGAATCCGCCTGGGGGCTCGGCGAGGCCGTCGTCTCGGGTGCGGTCACCCCCGACTCCTTCGCCGTCGAACGCGGCCGCATCGCCGAACGACACATCGGCGACAAACGCATCCGCATCGACATGACCGCCACCGGCGAAACCGCCACCACCGAACTCCCCGGCGAACAACGCGGCCGGGCATCCCTCACCGACCACGACGTGATCGCGGTGGCGCGGCTCGCCGAGCAGGTCGAGCACCACTACGGCCGGCCGATGGACGTCGAATGGGCCCTGGCCGGCGGGAAACCGTGGCTGCTCCAGGCCCGGCCCATCACCACCGCGGCCCCGGTGGGGCCGGATCGACGGGTGGGGCGGACAAGTCGCTTCATCCGCAATGACATCATCGAGCACTTTCCGTCGCCGTATCCTCTCGACCTGATGGTGACCCGGATCCTGGTGCGCTGCCTCGACGCCACCACCGGGTTCGCCGGGCTCCGGATGCGGCCCATCGACGGGCTCGTCGAGATGGATGCCGACGGCGCCGTCACCATCGGCCATCCCCGGATCTCGTGGTGGCGGCTGCCCACCGGGATCGTCCGGATCGCCCGGACCCCGTGGCGCGACCCGCGCGGCTGGGATACCGACACCGGCGCCAGGGTGCGACGGTTCACGGCCCGGCTGCGCGACCTGCCCGTCGCGACGCTGCCCGGCGCGGACATCGCCGAGGCTCTGACGGAGGCGTCCGGCCAGGTCGAGGCCATGGTGACCTCCCGTTTCGTCGAATACCTCGGCTTCCACGTCCTGCGCGGGGTCCGGCTCCGCGTCCTGCTGCGCCTGGCAAGGGTGAAAACCCGGCCGGAGGACCTCCTCGGCGACCTCGACTACGCCACCGTCGTCGTCGACCGGGAACTCGGCCGGCTCGTCGCAGCCATCCCCGAACCGGTGCGGCGGCTGCTGGCGCAGGACCCCATCGACGTCGACGCCGTCACCCAGCAGGACCCCGAGTGGTGGGGGAGGGCCGAGGACTTCCTCGCGAGGCACGGGGCCCGCACCACCCGCATGTACCAGCCGTTCTCCAGCCGATCGTGGCGCGACGACCTCCCCGCCTTCCTCGGAACGGTCGCGATGATGGCACACACCGAGCGGCGCGAACCAGTCGCCGCGCGCCCCCACACCGACCTGATGGCCGAGGCCACCGGCCGGCTGCCCCGGTTCCTGCGTCGCCGGTTTCTGCGCCTCGTCGACGACTACCGCGCCGGTCATGTCACGCGGGAAGCCGGGGTGGTGGACTTCGAGGAGCTGGGGGAGCAGATGCGCCGCCTGGCCCTCGAGGCGGGACACAGGATGGTGGCGGCCGGGCTGCTGGCCGAGCCGGGGGAGGTGGTGCTGCTCGGTTTCGATGAGCTGCTGGGCTGGCTGCGAGGCGAACCGGTGGACGTCGCGGGGATCGTTGAGCGGCGCCGCCGCGCCCGGCACCGCGCCCTGGCGGCGTGGCAGCCGGAACGCGACCCCGTGAAACCGGGGAGCGGCATGACCGGGGTGGCGGCCAGCCCCGGGATCACCTCGGGGCCGGTGCGGGTCATCTCCGGCCCGGCCGAGTTCAAACGCCTGCGGCCCGGCGACGTTCTGGTCTGCCAGGCCACGGACCCCGCCTGGACCCCGCTGTTCGCCTCCGCCTCCGCGGTGGTCGCGGAAACCGGGGGACTGCTGTCGCACGCCGCCATCGTCGCCCGCGAATACGGCATCCCCGCGGTGCTCGGGGTCCTCGAGGTCACCACCCGCCTCCACGACGGCCAGGTCGTCACGGTCGACGGAAGCGCGGGACGGGTGCGAACGGAAGAAACACCCCGCTCCGTTGCCCGCTGA
- a CDS encoding MFS transporter, protein MTCPTTNRRALLTAAGAGMAVSAMMQTLLGNATPRIVDELAAPELYGWVAGSYLVCSTLLLPPFSQYTDRLGTRRVLVAGHACFLTGTLLMSWAPTMPLLLAARAVQGVGAAAITPAVLAALGLSLDASSRARALSRLAIIQLVANLIGPPLGGWFTDGPGWRLGVLTGVPLSLVALLAARSFPAATPPGGWWRITVRGSSPRGAGPGALVWLAALSGVISIGAITYAPLALQTLHGVDATTTGWFLIPMLLGIGAGTFASGRCAPSTWARPLGWVLGFSGAALAAFPQLVVFLVGITLLGVGVGLVLPLLLLDAQATASEERMARASGMVQFGRNAGAAAGIPALSLWIISGLAAGPALTGLFATLAVLAALGLVVWLTQGGVKERKR, encoded by the coding sequence GTGACCTGTCCCACGACGAACCGCCGCGCCCTGCTGACCGCGGCGGGCGCGGGCATGGCGGTCTCCGCCATGATGCAGACCCTCCTGGGCAATGCGACCCCCCGGATCGTCGACGAACTGGCCGCGCCGGAGCTGTACGGCTGGGTCGCCGGCAGCTACCTCGTGTGCTCCACCCTCCTGCTGCCGCCGTTCTCCCAGTACACCGACCGCCTGGGAACTCGCCGCGTCCTGGTGGCGGGGCACGCCTGCTTCCTGACCGGCACCCTGCTGATGTCCTGGGCACCCACCATGCCGCTGCTGCTGGCGGCCAGGGCCGTCCAGGGCGTCGGCGCGGCCGCCATCACTCCCGCAGTGCTCGCCGCCCTGGGACTGAGCCTCGACGCATCCTCCCGCGCCCGCGCGCTCTCCCGGCTGGCGATCATCCAGCTGGTCGCGAACCTGATCGGCCCGCCGCTGGGCGGCTGGTTCACCGACGGGCCCGGGTGGCGCCTCGGGGTGCTGACCGGGGTACCGCTGTCGCTGGTCGCGCTGCTCGCGGCCCGGAGCTTCCCCGCCGCCACCCCACCCGGGGGCTGGTGGCGCATCACGGTGCGCGGATCGTCGCCGCGCGGCGCCGGCCCCGGGGCACTGGTGTGGCTCGCGGCCCTGTCCGGGGTGATCTCGATCGGCGCGATCACCTACGCGCCGCTGGCCCTGCAGACCCTCCACGGCGTCGACGCCACCACCACCGGCTGGTTCCTCATCCCCATGCTCCTCGGGATCGGGGCGGGAACCTTCGCCTCCGGGCGGTGCGCCCCGAGCACGTGGGCGCGTCCCCTCGGCTGGGTCCTGGGGTTTTCCGGGGCGGCCCTGGCGGCCTTCCCCCAGCTCGTCGTCTTCCTGGTGGGCATCACCCTGCTGGGGGTGGGTGTCGGCCTGGTGCTGCCCCTGCTGCTCCTCGACGCGCAGGCAACCGCATCCGAGGAGCGCATGGCGCGGGCCAGCGGAATGGTGCAGTTCGGCCGCAACGCCGGTGCGGCCGCCGGGATCCCCGCCCTGAGCCTGTGGATCATCTCCGGACTCGCTGCGGGCCCCGCCCTGACCGGTTTGTTCGCCACACTGGCCGTCCTCGCCGCCCTCGGGCTGGTGGTGTGGCTCACGCAGGGCGGCGTGAAGGAGAGGAAACGATGA
- a CDS encoding TetR/AcrR family transcriptional regulator, with amino-acid sequence MSDRVSRRRARTRERIFTEAMRLFAERGFDAVTVADITEAADIGKGTFFTHFPSKRDVFRYLGEQVVRVVLDADVGDGTAEERLRRMLDAAADWLEAHPEPARQMVKARSFNLSLDLGSENQKRFNAAVADILAAGRSSGELRDDVPLGAAALAVQCGYYACVMTWAAHPDGETLRDRLATSLDIILNGLK; translated from the coding sequence ATGAGCGATCGAGTGAGCCGCAGGCGCGCCAGGACCCGGGAGAGGATCTTCACCGAGGCCATGCGACTGTTCGCCGAGCGGGGATTCGACGCCGTCACCGTCGCCGACATAACCGAGGCCGCAGACATCGGCAAGGGCACCTTCTTCACGCATTTCCCCAGCAAACGCGACGTCTTCCGGTACCTGGGGGAGCAGGTGGTCCGGGTCGTCCTCGACGCGGATGTGGGCGACGGCACCGCTGAGGAACGCCTCCGGCGGATGCTCGACGCCGCCGCCGACTGGCTGGAGGCCCACCCCGAACCGGCCCGGCAGATGGTCAAGGCGCGGTCCTTCAACCTCTCCCTCGACCTCGGTTCGGAGAATCAGAAACGCTTCAACGCGGCCGTCGCGGACATCCTCGCCGCGGGTCGCAGCAGCGGCGAACTGCGCGACGACGTGCCCCTCGGGGCCGCCGCCCTGGCCGTGCAGTGCGGCTACTACGCGTGCGTGATGACGTGGGCCGCGCACCCCGACGGGGAAACCCTGCGCGACCGGTTGGCCACCTCCCTCGACATCATCCTGAACGGGCTGAAGTGA